One Xyrauchen texanus isolate HMW12.3.18 chromosome 44, RBS_HiC_50CHRs, whole genome shotgun sequence DNA segment encodes these proteins:
- the LOC127636682 gene encoding molybdopterin synthase sulfur carrier subunit: MNTEVSVLYFAKSAELTGLKSENITIPSNTTSLQLWQDLEKRHPRLSVLRDQVVLAVRQEYVPLGKQPLTLRQGDEVAVIPPLSGG, translated from the exons ATGAATACCGAG GTGTCGGTTCTTTACTTTGCAAAAAGTGCCGAATTAACGGGGCTTAAATCGGAGAATATAACTATTCCGTCAAATACAACCTCTCTACAACTGTGGCAGGACTTGGAGAAAAGACACCCAAG ACTCTCTGTGTTACGGGATCAAGTGGTGCTGGCAGTGCGTCAGGAGTACGTGCCTCTTGGTAAACAGCCCTTGACCCTCAGACAGGGGGACGAGGTGGCAGTTATACCACCCCTTAGTGGAGGGTAG
- the LOC127636680 gene encoding molybdopterin synthase catalytic subunit, translated as MAANGGQDIITLTTDKLSADAVSESVKCASCGAISLFIGTTRDNFEGKNVTRLEYEAYIPMAESELKKICSDIRTKWPSVRHISIQHRLGVVPITEASVIIGISSPHRSDSLEAVKFSIDTLKATVPIWKKEIYESGEPCWKENKECLWADDGRDPREC; from the exons ATGGCTGCAAATGGAGGTCAAGATATAATTACACTAACAACTGACAAGCTTTCTGCTGATGCTGTTTCTGAATCTGTAAAGTGTGCCTCCTGTGGAGCTATTTCTCTGTTTATTG GGACTACCAGAGATAATTTTGAGGGCAAGAATGTAACACGGCTTGAATATGAAGCGTACATTCCAATGGCAGAATCAGAACTGAAGAAAATCTGCAGTGACATCAGGACAAAATGGCCAAGTGTCAGGCATATCAGCATACAACACAGACTTGG TGTGGTTCCTATAACAGAAGCGAGTGTTATAATCGGGATTTCATCACCACATAGAAGTGATTCTCTGGAGGCGGTTAAGTTCAGTATCGACACGCTCAAAGCTACAGTGCCAATCTGGAAAAAG gaaaTATATGAGTCTGGAGAGCCTTGTTGGAAAGAGAACAAGGAGTGTTTGTGGGCAGATGATGGAAGAGATCCCAGGGAATGTTGA